From Treponema vincentii F0403, the proteins below share one genomic window:
- a CDS encoding alpha/beta hydrolase translates to MFYDNNPAKINRFTKPHFLAGGEKAVLLIHGYTGSPREMLWLGTQLHKAGYTVSIPRLPGHGTNKEDFLATSWKDWLRRVYDEYLDLSEAYKTVYIGGLSMGGVLTTLLAAKFQPEKIFLCAPAFMASDSRIKLTPYLRYFIKTIPTEGKTFYKEPEYYDCVKDYCNYDYVGKAADLYKLQKMAIRQLPNIRSKVITVLSKADQSVPFKEKELIDQLLKVPNEYVILEESSHIVTDDVERELVAQRIIGFLNR, encoded by the coding sequence ATGTTCTACGACAATAATCCTGCAAAAATAAATCGGTTTACCAAGCCTCATTTTCTTGCAGGCGGCGAAAAAGCCGTTCTATTGATACATGGGTATACGGGCTCCCCGCGGGAAATGCTCTGGTTGGGTACGCAGCTGCATAAGGCTGGGTATACCGTATCGATTCCGCGCCTTCCCGGGCACGGCACAAATAAAGAAGATTTTCTTGCAACTTCATGGAAGGATTGGCTGCGGCGCGTGTACGACGAATACCTTGATTTGTCCGAAGCATATAAAACGGTATATATCGGGGGGCTTTCGATGGGAGGGGTGCTGACAACGCTCCTTGCAGCAAAGTTTCAGCCGGAAAAAATCTTCCTCTGCGCACCTGCATTTATGGCCTCCGATTCGCGGATCAAACTAACTCCGTATTTAAGATACTTTATAAAGACCATTCCGACGGAAGGGAAAACTTTTTATAAGGAACCCGAATATTACGATTGCGTTAAGGATTATTGCAACTATGATTACGTCGGAAAAGCCGCGGACTTGTATAAGCTGCAGAAGATGGCTATCCGGCAGCTCCCGAATATCCGTTCCAAAGTGATAACGGTTTTGTCAAAAGCAGATCAGTCGGTACCGTTTAAGGAAAAAGAGCTTATCGACCAGCTGCTGAAGGTTCCGAACGAATATGTTATTTTGGAGGAAAGCAGCCATATCGTTACCGATGATGTAGAGCGGGAATTGGTAGCACAGCGGATTATCGGTTTTTTAAATAGATAG
- a CDS encoding DUF6305 family protein, which translates to MKKFFITIVFLLSALALFAAQFEKPVTLTSVGQSADVQMVKALLKKAGIEAKFDALITDAGLKDEKTLILAIGGSSKGLGAAGIKAEDELARAEKLIKAAKAKNIKIIGMHIGGEARRGELSDKFVRVAAPYCDYLIVVNDGNKDGLFTKTAAEKKIPMDTVPKITNTVEPLKKLFE; encoded by the coding sequence ATGAAGAAATTCTTTATTACTATAGTATTCTTGTTATCGGCATTGGCGCTGTTTGCCGCGCAATTTGAAAAACCTGTTACACTGACATCGGTAGGACAAAGCGCCGATGTGCAGATGGTAAAGGCTCTGCTGAAAAAAGCCGGTATTGAGGCAAAATTCGATGCACTGATAACCGATGCGGGACTGAAAGACGAAAAAACACTTATTCTTGCCATCGGCGGTAGTTCCAAGGGATTGGGAGCAGCCGGTATAAAGGCAGAGGATGAACTTGCCCGGGCAGAAAAGCTCATTAAAGCGGCAAAAGCAAAAAATATTAAAATTATCGGTATGCACATCGGCGGAGAAGCACGGAGAGGTGAGCTTTCCGACAAGTTTGTAAGAGTAGCAGCACCGTATTGCGATTATTTAATCGTAGTAAATGATGGAAACAAAGACGGTTTATTTACCAAAACCGCTGCCGAAAAAAAGATTCCGATGGACACTGTTCCTAAAATCACCAATACGGTTGAGCCGTTAAAAAAACTGTTTGAATAG
- a CDS encoding TRAP transporter large permease subunit, protein MSIELILFLAMIAVFAISCFAFKLPVSLAMVLASITGTLIAGKGIPIRHLVEGMFGYLDTILVIATAMIFMKVIQEIGTLNALSATIIKRFHKIPWLLLILLMFISMFPGMITGSSTASVLTAGSIVAPILMYIGIPMVETATIIALGGLCGMIAPPVNIPAMIIGGGIDMPYVGFTIPLLLLTVPVAIFSVLFLGLRHVKKIDYDAIKSKIDFSAIDQYGFRLYIPILLALFLMTMDKVLPNVFGLGMPLIFMISAVVGAFCGKKINFFTVSKNAISESLPVMGILMGVGMFIQIITLTGVRGFIVVNSLSLPPSLVYIAMAITIPLFGAVSSFGASSVLGVPFLMVFLAKNQIITGSAISFIAALGDLMPPTALAGIFAAQIVGMKDYAPVLRKAIIPALIIILYSIVMIIFSKELGSLIY, encoded by the coding sequence ATGTCAATCGAATTGATATTATTTTTAGCTATGATTGCAGTCTTTGCAATCTCCTGCTTTGCATTTAAATTACCGGTCAGTTTGGCAATGGTGCTTGCTTCCATAACAGGCACGCTGATCGCTGGAAAAGGTATTCCTATCCGGCATTTGGTTGAAGGGATGTTCGGATATCTGGATACCATTTTAGTTATAGCTACCGCTATGATCTTTATGAAGGTTATTCAAGAAATCGGAACATTAAATGCGCTGAGTGCAACCATTATTAAACGCTTCCACAAAATTCCGTGGCTGCTTTTAATTCTGCTCATGTTTATTTCCATGTTTCCCGGTATGATAACCGGTTCTTCCACTGCATCGGTATTGACTGCAGGAAGCATCGTTGCACCGATTTTGATGTATATCGGCATTCCGATGGTAGAAACCGCTACTATCATTGCTCTCGGCGGTTTATGCGGTATGATTGCTCCGCCGGTTAATATTCCGGCAATGATTATCGGCGGCGGAATTGATATGCCTTATGTCGGCTTTACTATTCCCCTCTTGCTGTTAACCGTGCCGGTTGCAATTTTTTCCGTTCTGTTCTTAGGTCTAAGACATGTAAAAAAAATCGATTACGATGCTATCAAAAGTAAAATAGATTTTTCGGCGATTGATCAATACGGTTTTAGATTGTATATTCCAATCCTTTTGGCACTCTTCCTTATGACGATGGATAAGGTGCTTCCCAATGTCTTTGGTCTGGGTATGCCGCTGATCTTTATGATTAGCGCAGTGGTCGGGGCTTTTTGCGGTAAAAAAATCAATTTCTTTACCGTATCAAAAAATGCAATTAGTGAAAGCTTGCCCGTTATGGGTATTTTGATGGGTGTCGGTATGTTCATACAGATTATCACCCTCACCGGTGTACGGGGCTTTATTGTTGTAAACAGCCTCAGTTTGCCGCCGTCATTAGTCTATATCGCAATGGCAATCACCATTCCTTTATTCGGCGCCGTTTCTTCGTTCGGTGCGTCATCCGTGCTCGGGGTTCCGTTCCTCATGGTATTCTTGGCAAAAAATCAAATTATCACCGGTTCTGCAATATCGTTTATCGCTGCATTGGGTGATCTTATGCCGCCGACCGCCCTTGCCGGTATATTTGCCGCTCAGATTGTCGGAATGAAAGACTACGCGCCCGTATTAAGAAAGGCAATTATCCCTGCACTGATCATTATCCTGTATTCTATTGTGATGATTATCTTTTCAAAAGAATTGGGATCATTGATTTATTAA
- a CDS encoding succinylglutamate desuccinylase/aspartoacylase family protein, which translates to MKGTRTSGIIMIVLALVIAFFAGREFLKTRELEPIVKGEGVTSMQRLSDYLPALKGTRGDSDVYILQGQEPGGSVLILGNTHPNEPSSFLTTVLLIENLKVDKGTVYILPRANASALSHNDPQEGSPQRYTIKTPYGERWFRFGSRATNPLDQWPDPDVYIHAASGQKLSGNETRNLNRAYPGRSDGTYTEKVAFAITEMVKKNNINMTIDLHEASPEYPVINAIVAHERAMPISSQVVMNMEFEDIQIGLEPSPATLHGLSHRELGDYTNTYAVLMETANASQGRLRGRTDVALVLTGKDPMYVKAQKIGRLFVPYDENGHPIEERVGRHLTGVVQHIEVMGENEPEKEIILEGLPSYADVMQNGVGAYLKEVKEPAGK; encoded by the coding sequence ATGAAAGGAACAAGAACAAGCGGCATTATTATGATCGTCCTGGCATTGGTCATTGCATTTTTTGCAGGACGGGAGTTTCTTAAAACACGGGAGCTGGAGCCGATTGTAAAAGGCGAAGGGGTTACTTCCATGCAGCGGCTGAGCGACTATCTGCCTGCGCTGAAAGGTACACGGGGGGATAGCGATGTCTATATTCTGCAGGGACAGGAACCCGGCGGCAGTGTGCTGATTTTGGGTAATACCCACCCGAATGAGCCGTCCAGTTTTTTAACGACAGTACTGCTTATCGAAAACTTAAAAGTAGATAAGGGTACCGTATATATCCTGCCGCGGGCAAATGCCAGCGCACTTTCGCATAACGACCCGCAGGAAGGTTCTCCGCAGCGCTATACCATTAAGACGCCGTACGGTGAGCGGTGGTTTAGGTTCGGCTCACGGGCGACAAACCCGCTTGACCAATGGCCGGATCCCGATGTGTATATTCATGCGGCTTCCGGGCAAAAACTGTCCGGCAACGAAACCCGCAACCTGAACCGTGCATATCCGGGCAGATCCGACGGAACCTATACCGAAAAGGTTGCGTTCGCCATCACCGAAATGGTTAAGAAAAATAATATCAATATGACCATCGACTTGCACGAAGCCTCTCCCGAGTATCCTGTTATTAACGCGATTGTCGCACATGAGCGGGCAATGCCTATTTCTTCTCAGGTTGTTATGAATATGGAATTTGAGGATATTCAGATCGGGCTTGAACCGTCTCCTGCAACGCTGCATGGGTTGAGCCACAGAGAACTGGGGGATTATACCAATACCTATGCGGTGCTTATGGAAACGGCGAACGCCTCGCAGGGACGGCTTCGGGGCAGAACCGATGTGGCGCTGGTACTTACCGGAAAAGACCCGATGTATGTAAAAGCGCAAAAAATCGGACGGCTTTTTGTTCCGTATGATGAAAACGGGCATCCGATTGAAGAGCGTGTCGGACGGCATCTTACCGGAGTTGTGCAGCATATTGAAGTTATGGGAGAAAATGAGCCGGAGAAAGAGATCATTCTGGAAGGTCTGCCTTCCTATGCCGATGTAATGCAGAATGGTGTCGGGGCTTATCTTAAAGAGGTAAAAGAGCCCGCCGGTAAATAA
- the pgsB gene encoding poly-gamma-glutamate synthase PgsB, which yields MVLVICSLLYILYLCAEYRYLKHERKKLKYLIHINGTRGKSTLCRLVDAGLRGGGYKVFTKTTGTAPRIIDVDAVEREINRQGKANIREQIKAVHWAVRQNAEVLVVECMAVKPELQRICEQRILTADITAITNVREDHLDEMGASLDSIAHSLAQTIPTNAVFFTADAAYFPFFRQVCASRHSRAFLSGEQLEQYREIDFPDNVALALEICRYLGVDTQKALPAMKSYYKDPGSLKVVAYRNAKGSTVFFINTLAANDPCSTEIILKNSMTKPYWQHKKFLLINNRADRLSRLAQYVSFTVQHQQLFDAVLVSGESQQLFYNRLMEHTVDRAKVIMLTDESYFDTLDCDAVVFAAGNICRSGKKLVDYFEKNGRECV from the coding sequence ATGGTACTCGTGATATGTTCGCTGCTCTATATTCTCTATCTTTGCGCGGAATACCGGTATCTTAAACATGAAAGAAAAAAATTAAAATATCTTATCCATATAAACGGGACGAGGGGAAAGTCAACTTTGTGCCGTTTAGTGGATGCCGGATTGCGGGGCGGCGGGTACAAGGTGTTTACCAAAACAACCGGTACCGCTCCCCGTATCATAGATGTGGATGCAGTTGAGCGGGAAATTAACCGGCAGGGAAAAGCCAATATCCGCGAGCAAATCAAAGCCGTACATTGGGCTGTCCGACAAAATGCTGAGGTGCTTGTTGTAGAGTGTATGGCGGTAAAACCGGAGCTGCAGCGTATCTGTGAGCAGCGCATCCTCACTGCCGACATTACCGCAATTACCAATGTCCGGGAAGATCATCTTGATGAGATGGGTGCCAGCCTCGATAGTATTGCGCACTCTCTTGCACAAACCATCCCTACAAACGCTGTATTTTTTACCGCGGATGCAGCGTATTTTCCTTTTTTCCGGCAGGTGTGTGCCAGTCGGCATAGCCGTGCGTTTTTAAGCGGTGAACAGCTTGAACAATACCGGGAAATCGATTTTCCCGACAATGTTGCCCTTGCACTCGAAATCTGCCGGTATCTCGGCGTTGACACCCAAAAAGCCCTGCCTGCAATGAAATCCTATTATAAAGATCCGGGGAGTTTGAAGGTCGTTGCATACCGCAACGCAAAAGGCAGCACGGTATTTTTTATCAACACCTTAGCTGCAAACGATCCTTGTTCCACGGAGATTATCTTAAAAAACAGTATGACAAAGCCGTATTGGCAGCATAAAAAGTTTTTACTTATCAATAATAGGGCCGATAGGCTGAGCCGCTTGGCACAGTACGTCAGCTTTACCGTACAGCATCAGCAGCTCTTCGATGCCGTCCTTGTTTCAGGAGAAAGTCAACAGCTTTTTTACAACCGCTTAATGGAGCATACCGTAGACCGCGCAAAAGTTATCATGCTTACGGATGAATCTTATTTTGATACGCTCGACTGCGATGCGGTAGTATTTGCAGCAGGCAATATTTGCAGATCCGGTAAAAAGCTCGTCGACTATTTTGAAAAAAACGGCAGGGAATGCGTATGA
- the pgsC gene encoding poly-gamma-glutamate biosynthesis protein PgsC, with protein sequence MIQNILTLGVIISIVFYEITEISPGGLIVPAYFALYLDDPLKLSVTAGISLLTLLLLKLLSRYTILYGRRRFAVCIIVSFIIKMILQYANLHVLHVHQLYFLNVHSIGIIIPGILAQEFDRNGIPRTSAALIIVAVAIKAVYELLSAAGVGI encoded by the coding sequence ATGATACAAAACATCCTCACACTAGGCGTAATCATCAGCATTGTCTTTTACGAAATAACGGAAATTTCACCCGGCGGACTTATTGTCCCCGCGTATTTTGCCCTCTACTTAGATGACCCCCTAAAATTGAGCGTAACAGCCGGTATCAGTCTTCTAACCCTACTGCTGCTGAAACTCCTTTCCCGGTACACCATCCTGTACGGCAGGAGGCGGTTTGCCGTGTGCATTATCGTCAGCTTTATCATAAAGATGATCCTACAGTATGCTAATCTTCATGTTCTGCATGTCCATCAGCTCTATTTTCTCAATGTTCATAGTATCGGGATTATTATTCCCGGCATTTTGGCGCAGGAATTTGACCGGAACGGTATTCCGCGGACATCGGCAGCGCTTATTATTGTTGCTGTGGCGATCAAAGCAGTATATGAGCTGTTGTCTGCAGCGGGGGTCGGTATATGA